Proteins encoded in a region of the Gallalistipes aquisgranensis genome:
- a CDS encoding sensor histidine kinase has product MKLIYRITLRLSLVLLPLLALWAALFYFTMVDEINDEADDALEDYSELIIVRILAGRELPRPNNGSNNSYSVTPIDEAQAESRPHIEYYDAEVYIPEKEETEPARILTTIFRDGEGRYYELKVATPTFEKEDLLGSVLWWIVILYCTLLLTITGVTVWVFQRNMRPLYALLHWLDGYTPGCKGAPLPDDTNVTEFRRLNEAAQQAMARSEELFERQKQFIGNASHELQTPLAVLGNRIEWLLDNTAPTETQTEELLKIQRTLGDIVRLNKTLLLLTRIENGQFPESTEIEIASMLREQADLYAEIYGHRNIRCRTEESGPLTVRMNRSLASTLVSNLLKNAYVHTPEEGRIEISLRNRTLTVANSGEKALDGERIFERFYQGSKKEGSTGLGLSLVSAVGRYYGLHIGYAFEEGMHRFSVTWP; this is encoded by the coding sequence ATGAAACTGATCTACCGTATCACCCTGCGCCTGTCGCTCGTCCTGCTGCCGCTGCTGGCCCTGTGGGCGGCGCTGTTCTATTTCACGATGGTGGACGAGATCAACGACGAGGCCGACGACGCGCTGGAAGACTATTCGGAACTGATCATCGTCCGCATCCTCGCCGGCCGGGAACTGCCCCGGCCGAACAACGGTTCGAACAACAGCTACTCGGTCACGCCCATCGACGAGGCCCAGGCGGAGAGCCGGCCCCATATCGAATATTACGACGCCGAAGTGTACATTCCCGAAAAGGAGGAGACGGAACCGGCCCGTATCCTGACCACCATTTTCCGGGACGGAGAGGGCCGCTATTACGAGTTGAAAGTGGCGACCCCCACCTTCGAAAAGGAGGACCTGCTCGGTTCCGTCCTCTGGTGGATCGTCATTCTCTACTGCACGCTGCTGCTGACGATCACGGGAGTAACCGTCTGGGTTTTCCAGCGCAACATGCGCCCGCTGTACGCCCTGCTGCACTGGCTCGACGGATACACGCCCGGATGCAAGGGCGCTCCCCTGCCCGACGACACGAACGTCACGGAATTCCGCCGGCTCAACGAAGCGGCACAGCAGGCCATGGCGCGTTCGGAAGAGCTTTTCGAACGGCAGAAACAGTTCATCGGCAACGCCTCGCACGAGTTGCAGACCCCGCTGGCCGTACTGGGCAACCGGATCGAATGGCTGCTGGATAACACCGCGCCCACCGAAACCCAGACAGAAGAACTCCTCAAGATACAGCGTACCCTGGGCGACATCGTGCGGCTGAACAAGACCCTGCTGCTGCTCACCCGCATCGAGAACGGACAGTTCCCCGAAAGCACCGAAATAGAGATCGCCTCCATGCTCCGCGAACAGGCCGACCTCTACGCGGAGATCTACGGACACCGGAACATCCGCTGCCGGACGGAAGAGAGCGGGCCGCTGACGGTGAGGATGAACCGGTCGCTCGCCTCGACGCTGGTTTCGAACCTGCTCAAAAACGCCTATGTCCATACGCCGGAGGAAGGCCGGATCGAAATCAGCCTCCGGAACCGGACGCTGACCGTAGCCAACAGCGGCGAAAAGGCGCTCGACGGAGAGCGCATCTTCGAGCGCTTTTACCAGGGCAGCAAAAAGGAAGGGTCCACCGGGCTGGGTCTCTCGCTGGTCAGCGCAGTGGGAAGATACTACGGTCTGCACATCGGATACGCATTCGAGGAGGGCATGCACCGTTTTTCCGTGACCTGGCCGTAA
- a CDS encoding PepSY-like domain-containing protein, with protein sequence MKKFLFLALAALTLGSYTACADNDRPISVDQLPQKAQQFIKQHFPKEKIAFAKQERDFMEITYEVVFTSSSKVEFTKDGNWKEVDCKYSTVPVAIIPAQIKNYVSQHYPDTSVVQIDRDKRDYEVKLTNGLELTFDLKFNLIDIDD encoded by the coding sequence ATGAAAAAGTTCCTGTTTCTCGCCCTCGCGGCACTGACCCTGGGTTCCTACACGGCATGCGCCGACAACGACCGTCCCATCAGCGTGGACCAGCTGCCCCAGAAGGCACAGCAATTCATCAAACAGCACTTCCCCAAGGAAAAGATCGCCTTCGCCAAGCAGGAGCGCGACTTCATGGAGATCACCTACGAAGTGGTATTCACGTCCAGCTCGAAAGTGGAATTCACGAAAGACGGAAACTGGAAAGAGGTGGACTGCAAGTATTCGACGGTGCCCGTTGCGATCATTCCCGCCCAGATCAAGAACTACGTCTCGCAGCATTATCCCGACACCTCGGTGGTTCAGATCGACCGCGACAAACGGGATTACGAGGTGAAACTCACCAACGGGCTCGAACTGACGTTCGATCTGAAATTCAACCTGATCGACATCGACGACTAA
- the rbr gene encoding rubrerythrin has translation MGLKNLKGTETEKNLMKAFSGESQARNRYTFFASVARREGYEQIAQIFEETAANEKEHAEVFFKFLDGGMLEFTGTYPAGVISGTLDNLAAAAQGEYDEWEELYPEYARVAEAEGFRDVARAFRMIASVEQMHEKRYREFYDKVASGTVFRSDEPQEWICRKCGYRVKGKLAPEKCPVCGHPQAFFEIAQETTY, from the coding sequence ATGGGATTAAAGAATTTAAAAGGAACGGAAACCGAAAAGAATCTGATGAAAGCCTTTTCCGGCGAGTCTCAGGCACGGAACCGTTACACGTTTTTCGCTTCGGTGGCACGCAGGGAGGGATATGAACAGATCGCCCAGATTTTCGAAGAGACCGCGGCCAACGAAAAGGAACATGCCGAGGTGTTCTTCAAGTTTCTCGACGGCGGCATGCTCGAATTCACGGGCACCTATCCGGCCGGGGTGATCTCCGGTACGCTCGACAATCTGGCCGCCGCCGCGCAGGGCGAGTACGACGAATGGGAGGAGCTCTACCCCGAATATGCCCGCGTGGCCGAGGCGGAGGGGTTCAGGGATGTGGCCCGGGCTTTCCGGATGATCGCTTCGGTCGAGCAGATGCACGAGAAGCGTTACCGCGAGTTTTACGATAAGGTGGCTTCCGGTACGGTTTTCCGTTCGGACGAGCCGCAGGAGTGGATCTGCCGCAAGTGCGGTTACCGTGTCAAAGGCAAGCTGGCTCCCGAAAAATGTCCCGTTTGCGGCCATCCGCAGGCTTTCTTCGAGATAGCGCAGGAGACGACCTATTGA
- a CDS encoding superoxide dismutase, whose translation MTTLLLILNLMTMTHELPKLPYALDALAPQISEETMLYHYGKHHKAYVDNLNRLIDGTRWQNATLEEIVLGADGAIFNNAAQAWNHTFFFLSLSPDPKSVPTGALAEAIDRDFGSFESFKETMGKAAAGQFGSGWAWLVQDKDGKLSVVAESNAGNPMTRGLKPLLNIDVWEHAYYIDYRNRRPDFIQAVWDRVDWKTVEKRFGEK comes from the coding sequence ATGACGACTTTATTACTCATTTTAAATCTTATGACCATGACACACGAATTGCCTAAACTGCCCTATGCGCTGGACGCTCTGGCACCCCAGATCAGCGAGGAGACCATGCTGTACCACTACGGCAAGCATCACAAAGCCTATGTCGACAACCTCAACCGGCTGATCGACGGCACCCGGTGGCAGAACGCCACGCTGGAGGAGATCGTCCTCGGCGCGGACGGAGCCATTTTCAACAATGCGGCACAGGCCTGGAATCATACCTTCTTCTTCCTTTCCCTCTCCCCCGATCCAAAATCGGTGCCAACGGGCGCTCTGGCCGAAGCGATTGATCGCGATTTCGGTTCTTTCGAGAGTTTCAAAGAGACCATGGGCAAGGCGGCCGCCGGCCAGTTCGGTTCGGGCTGGGCATGGCTGGTACAAGACAAGGACGGGAAACTGTCCGTCGTGGCCGAATCCAACGCGGGCAATCCGATGACCCGCGGGCTCAAACCGCTGCTCAACATCGACGTGTGGGAACACGCCTACTACATCGACTACCGCAACCGCCGTCCCGACTTCATCCAGGCCGTCTGGGACCGAGTGGACTGGAAGACGGTCGAAAAACGCTTCGGAGAGAAATAG
- a CDS encoding acyloxyacyl hydrolase: MKSPERYIVSLVLLACVGLSLSGRAERRPDSLRRPSYLALNGTAGTVFGTNEFVQGNRRIPLYGSASVKYAFCSLGSDWKDIAYGMPYYGVGAYTAWFGRNDDLGRPFSLYLFQGATLSQLSRRVGLNYEWNLGMSANWKYYDPFDNPENVALGSSVNAHVGVNLYLKFYLSRRLDVHLGAGLTHFSNGSTRQPNHGMNMGGIFLEVAYNFNRDRVIEEFNPLAVPPRFVRRIDHDLLVNISVRQIDIDTTGTGLPSGYVDRKFNVYGLSYAAMYAPGYKYKYGLSFDLLYDESSGARMWRELNPADGNYYDRVKLAPFGKRLSLGISAKGEMVLPHYSIFANLGWNVLHGNKRDFRLYQVLGVKIYLKENLFGTFGIRATHFSQAQYLYWSLGYTIRGRRLGDRIRR, translated from the coding sequence ATGAAGAGCCCCGAGCGGTATATCGTTTCCCTTGTCCTGCTGGCATGCGTCGGTCTGTCCCTCTCCGGACGGGCGGAACGCCGGCCCGATTCCCTGCGCCGTCCCTCCTACCTGGCGCTGAACGGCACGGCGGGTACGGTGTTCGGCACCAACGAGTTCGTGCAGGGAAACCGCCGGATTCCCCTCTACGGTTCGGCTTCGGTCAAATACGCCTTCTGTTCGTTGGGTTCCGACTGGAAAGATATCGCCTACGGCATGCCCTACTATGGAGTGGGGGCCTATACGGCCTGGTTCGGGCGGAACGACGACCTGGGACGTCCGTTCTCCCTGTATCTTTTCCAGGGAGCCACGCTCTCCCAGCTCTCGCGGCGCGTGGGTCTCAATTACGAGTGGAATCTGGGCATGTCGGCCAACTGGAAATATTACGATCCTTTCGACAATCCGGAAAACGTGGCGCTCGGCTCCTCGGTCAACGCCCATGTCGGGGTGAACCTCTATCTGAAATTCTACCTTTCGCGCCGGCTGGACGTTCATCTGGGGGCCGGACTCACCCATTTTTCCAACGGTTCGACCCGTCAGCCCAACCACGGCATGAACATGGGCGGAATCTTCCTGGAGGTGGCCTACAATTTCAACCGCGACCGGGTGATCGAGGAGTTCAATCCACTGGCTGTCCCCCCCCGTTTCGTCCGGCGGATCGACCATGACCTGCTGGTCAATATCTCCGTCCGCCAGATCGACATCGACACGACCGGGACGGGACTCCCTTCGGGGTATGTGGACCGGAAATTCAATGTCTACGGTCTCAGCTATGCGGCCATGTACGCGCCGGGCTATAAATACAAGTACGGGCTTTCGTTCGACCTGCTCTACGACGAGAGCTCGGGGGCCCGCATGTGGCGCGAACTGAATCCTGCCGACGGCAACTATTACGACCGGGTGAAACTGGCTCCTTTCGGAAAGAGGCTCTCCCTCGGTATTTCGGCCAAGGGGGAGATGGTGCTTCCCCACTATTCGATCTTCGCCAACCTCGGCTGGAACGTCCTGCACGGCAACAAGCGCGATTTTCGTCTCTATCAGGTGCTGGGCGTCAAAATCTACCTGAAGGAGAACCTGTTCGGCACTTTCGGCATCCGGGCCACCCATTTCAGCCAGGCCCAGTATCTCTACTGGAGCCTGGGATATACCATCCGGGGCCGGAGGTTGGGCGACCGCATCCGGCGTTGA
- a CDS encoding S9 family peptidase, with translation MTDWKHRWGGLFAAAGLFCAASVSAGPAFDYGTLSEKFVPKTVAGVRSMADGEHYTAVKEGRIVRYRYRDGGEAGVVFDAKRSELPGGKFAGYAFSSDERKILLATKVEPIYRRSFTADYWIYDRDADSLHRLSGAGRERAARFSPDGRRVAFVRDNDLYVVNLEDYSLERITSDGRINHVINGVPDWVYEEEFAFSRAFEWSPDSRRIAFLRFDESEVPEFSFMRFQGKLYPEPYTYKYPKAGGKNASVELRLCDLGSGVVRRVDTGTETDQYLPRIGWTSGGDLWFYRVNRRQNRFELMLAGCDDLCSGGGEPVPARALYTETSDRYVERVDDQTVTFLPDSRRFLVRSERDGFMHLYLCDVEGGEPRPVTSGPWEVTSVVGVEGDRVYYLSTEESPLRRSLYEIGIDGRGKRRLTGVAEKGMAAEQGTYRIAPSRGFRYFLSYFSNVSTPTVVRLHTSDGRVVRTLEENASLRDTLRRLEVPVKEFFTFRTPEGTELNGYRLVPAGFDAAGAVKYPVLMIQYSGPGSQQVADSWGMDWTDVLVQSGYVVVCVDGRGTGFRGEEFKKCTYGNLGRLETEDQIAAARWVASRPWADPGRIGIYGWSYGGFMALNCILKGNDIYKMAVAVAPVTSWRFYDTIYTEIYNGLPQENPRGYDDNSPIHYADSLRGRLLLVHGTGDDNVHVQNSYEMASALVRAGRPFDMMIYPDDNHGMRPTGRHHVLKKLIEYTKEHL, from the coding sequence ATGACCGATTGGAAACATAGGTGGGGAGGCCTGTTCGCCGCGGCGGGGCTCTTCTGCGCGGCTTCGGTTTCGGCCGGGCCTGCGTTCGATTACGGGACGCTGTCGGAAAAATTCGTGCCGAAGACGGTCGCCGGAGTGCGTTCGATGGCCGACGGGGAGCACTATACTGCGGTGAAGGAGGGTCGTATCGTCCGCTACCGGTACCGGGACGGCGGGGAGGCCGGTGTGGTTTTCGATGCGAAACGGTCGGAACTGCCCGGAGGGAAATTCGCAGGTTACGCGTTCAGTTCCGACGAGCGGAAAATCCTGCTGGCGACGAAGGTCGAACCGATCTACCGCCGCTCCTTCACGGCCGATTACTGGATATACGACCGGGATGCCGACTCCCTGCACCGTCTCTCCGGGGCCGGGCGGGAGCGGGCCGCCCGTTTTTCGCCGGACGGCCGCCGGGTCGCCTTCGTCAGGGACAACGACCTCTATGTCGTGAATCTGGAGGATTATTCCCTGGAACGGATCACATCCGACGGACGCATCAACCATGTCATCAACGGCGTGCCCGACTGGGTGTACGAAGAGGAGTTCGCCTTTTCGCGCGCTTTCGAATGGTCGCCCGACAGTCGCCGGATCGCTTTCCTGCGGTTCGACGAGAGCGAGGTGCCCGAGTTTTCCTTCATGCGTTTCCAGGGCAAACTCTACCCGGAACCTTATACCTATAAATATCCCAAGGCGGGCGGGAAGAATGCCTCTGTCGAACTTCGTCTCTGCGACCTCGGTTCGGGCGTCGTGCGGCGGGTGGATACCGGCACCGAAACCGATCAGTACCTGCCCCGCATCGGGTGGACGTCCGGCGGAGACCTCTGGTTCTACCGGGTCAACCGCCGGCAGAACCGGTTCGAACTGATGCTGGCCGGGTGCGACGACCTTTGTTCCGGCGGCGGGGAGCCGGTTCCGGCCCGGGCCCTCTATACGGAGACCTCCGACCGGTATGTGGAACGGGTGGACGACCAGACCGTCACTTTCCTGCCCGATTCCCGCCGTTTCCTCGTGCGCAGCGAACGGGACGGGTTCATGCACCTCTACCTGTGCGACGTGGAGGGCGGGGAGCCGCGTCCCGTCACTTCCGGTCCGTGGGAGGTGACCTCGGTAGTGGGCGTGGAGGGCGACAGGGTCTATTATCTCTCCACCGAGGAGTCCCCCCTGCGCCGCAGCCTTTACGAGATCGGAATCGACGGCCGGGGTAAACGCCGCCTGACCGGTGTGGCGGAGAAGGGCATGGCTGCCGAACAGGGTACGTACCGTATCGCCCCTTCGCGCGGGTTCCGCTATTTCCTCAGCTATTTTTCCAACGTCTCCACGCCGACCGTGGTGCGGCTTCATACTTCGGACGGCCGTGTGGTGCGCACGCTTGAGGAGAACGCCTCCCTGCGCGATACGCTTCGCCGGCTGGAGGTGCCCGTGAAGGAGTTCTTCACGTTCCGAACGCCGGAAGGGACCGAACTGAACGGATACCGTCTCGTCCCGGCCGGGTTCGATGCGGCCGGAGCGGTGAAGTATCCCGTGCTGATGATTCAATACAGCGGGCCGGGCTCCCAGCAGGTGGCCGACAGTTGGGGAATGGACTGGACGGACGTGCTGGTTCAGTCGGGTTATGTGGTGGTGTGCGTGGACGGCCGGGGTACCGGTTTCCGGGGCGAGGAGTTCAAGAAGTGCACCTACGGGAATTTGGGCCGTCTCGAAACCGAAGACCAGATCGCCGCCGCCCGCTGGGTGGCCTCCCGACCGTGGGCCGACCCGGGAAGGATCGGTATCTACGGCTGGAGTTACGGCGGGTTCATGGCACTGAACTGCATACTGAAAGGGAACGACATCTACAAGATGGCCGTGGCGGTGGCGCCCGTCACCTCGTGGCGGTTTTACGATACGATTTATACGGAGATTTACAACGGGCTCCCCCAGGAGAATCCCCGGGGATACGACGACAATTCGCCGATCCACTACGCTGACAGCCTGCGCGGGCGTCTGCTGCTGGTGCACGGTACGGGGGACGACAACGTCCACGTGCAGAACAGTTACGAGATGGCTTCGGCCCTCGTACGTGCGGGCAGGCCGTTCGACATGATGATCTATCCCGACGACAACCACGGCATGCGTCCCACGGGCCGCCATCACGTGCTGAAGAAACTGATCGAATACACGAAGGAACACTTGTAG
- the nadC gene encoding carboxylating nicotinate-nucleotide diphosphorylase has product MKEEYKPFVEELIELAIKEDIGDGDHSSLACIPGGARGRMKLLVKQEGVLAGVEVAEMILRRLDPQVRFERKIEDGTPVRPGDVAFYVEGREQSLLQAERILLNVMQRMSGVATQTARYVKRLEGLRCRVLDTRKTTPGMRVLDKMAVKLGGGENHRMGLFDMVLLKDNHIDFAGGVYEAIVRTREYLKKAHREHLKIEVEVRTLEDIDEVFRAGGADRIMLDNFTPELTRRAVEKIGGRCEIESSGGITFDTLREYAECGVDFISVGALTHQIKSLDLSLKAC; this is encoded by the coding sequence ATGAAAGAGGAATATAAGCCTTTTGTGGAGGAACTGATCGAACTGGCCATTAAGGAGGACATCGGCGACGGAGACCATTCGTCGCTGGCCTGCATTCCGGGCGGGGCCCGGGGCCGCATGAAGCTGCTGGTCAAGCAGGAGGGCGTGCTGGCAGGAGTCGAGGTGGCCGAGATGATTCTGCGGCGGCTCGACCCGCAGGTCCGGTTCGAACGCAAGATCGAGGACGGTACGCCCGTGCGGCCCGGCGACGTGGCTTTCTACGTGGAAGGGCGCGAACAGTCGCTGTTGCAGGCCGAACGCATCCTGCTCAACGTCATGCAGCGCATGAGCGGTGTGGCGACCCAGACGGCCCGTTACGTGAAACGGCTCGAGGGGCTCCGGTGCAGGGTGCTCGATACGCGCAAGACCACTCCGGGGATGCGTGTGCTCGACAAGATGGCGGTGAAACTGGGCGGCGGCGAGAATCACCGCATGGGCCTGTTCGATATGGTGCTTCTGAAGGACAACCACATCGACTTCGCCGGAGGGGTGTACGAGGCGATCGTCCGGACGCGCGAGTACCTGAAAAAGGCACACCGGGAACATCTGAAGATCGAGGTGGAGGTGCGCACGCTCGAAGACATAGACGAAGTGTTCCGGGCCGGGGGCGCCGACCGCATCATGCTCGACAACTTCACGCCCGAACTGACCCGTCGGGCCGTGGAGAAGATCGGGGGGCGCTGCGAGATCGAGTCGTCGGGAGGAATCACTTTCGACACGCTCCGGGAGTATGCCGAGTGCGGCGTCGATTTCATCTCCGTCGGTGCCCTGACTCATCAGATCAAGAGTCTCGACCTGAGTCTGAAAGCCTGTTAA
- the ilvD gene encoding dihydroxy-acid dehydratase — protein sequence MKPLRSSITTQGRKMAGARSLWRANGMKEEQIGQPVIAIVNSFTQFVPGHTHLHEIGQQIKGWIEQEGCFAAEFNTIAIDDGIAMGHDGMLYSLPSREIIADSVEYMVNAHKADAMICISNCDKITPGMLMAAMRLNIPTVFVSGGAMEAGRVGDREYDLIDAMVKGADETVSEEELAAVERGACPTCGCCSGMFTANSMNCLTEALGLALPGNGTVVATHAQRTELFRKAAALIVRNAREYYFNDNDQVLPRSIATRQAFLNAMSMDIAMGGSSNTVLHLLAVAYEAGVDFTMRDIDALSRRIPVLCKVAPNSHYHIQDVNRAGGIMAILGELRRAGAIDGSVLRVDYPSLNAAIDENDILSPKVSQEALRRTLAAPGGVFNITLGSQDNYYGEHDTDRTAGCIRDAAHPYLRDGGLAVLFGNIAPQGCIVKTAGVDPSILHFEGTARVFESQEEACAGILGGKVQASDVVVIRYEGPKGGPGMQEMLYPTSYLKSVRLDKACALVTDGRFSGGTSGLSIGHVSPEAAAGGPIALVEDGDRIVIDIASRTIDVRLSQEELDRRRAALASFAPRHRDRTVSRALKAYAAMVASADKGGVRIVE from the coding sequence ATGAAACCACTCAGAAGCAGCATCACGACACAAGGCCGTAAAATGGCAGGGGCACGCAGCCTGTGGAGGGCCAACGGCATGAAAGAGGAACAGATCGGGCAACCGGTCATCGCCATCGTCAATTCGTTCACCCAGTTCGTTCCCGGACACACCCACCTGCACGAAATCGGACAGCAGATCAAGGGGTGGATCGAACAGGAAGGCTGCTTCGCCGCCGAATTCAACACAATCGCCATCGACGACGGCATCGCCATGGGACACGACGGCATGCTCTACTCGCTCCCCTCCCGGGAGATCATCGCCGACAGCGTGGAATACATGGTCAACGCCCACAAGGCCGACGCCATGATCTGCATCTCCAACTGCGACAAGATCACCCCCGGAATGCTGATGGCCGCCATGCGGCTCAACATCCCCACGGTGTTCGTATCGGGCGGAGCCATGGAGGCCGGCAGGGTGGGCGACCGGGAGTACGACCTGATCGACGCCATGGTCAAGGGCGCCGACGAAACGGTGTCCGAAGAGGAACTGGCAGCCGTGGAACGCGGAGCCTGCCCCACCTGCGGATGCTGTTCGGGCATGTTCACGGCCAACTCCATGAACTGCCTGACCGAAGCGCTGGGCCTGGCCCTGCCGGGCAACGGAACGGTCGTGGCCACCCACGCGCAGCGGACGGAACTGTTCCGCAAGGCGGCCGCGCTGATCGTCAGAAACGCACGCGAATACTATTTCAACGATAACGACCAGGTTCTGCCGCGTTCGATCGCCACGCGGCAGGCGTTCCTCAACGCCATGAGCATGGATATCGCCATGGGGGGGTCGTCCAACACGGTGCTGCATCTGCTGGCCGTAGCCTATGAAGCCGGCGTGGACTTCACGATGCGGGACATCGACGCCCTTTCGCGCCGGATTCCCGTGCTGTGCAAGGTGGCGCCCAATTCGCACTACCACATCCAGGACGTGAACCGCGCCGGAGGTATCATGGCCATCCTGGGCGAACTGCGCCGGGCGGGAGCGATCGACGGCAGCGTGCTGCGGGTGGACTACCCCTCGCTGAATGCCGCGATCGACGAGAACGACATTCTCAGCCCGAAAGTCTCGCAGGAGGCTCTGCGCCGGACGCTGGCCGCACCGGGCGGCGTATTCAACATCACGCTCGGATCGCAGGACAACTATTACGGAGAACACGACACCGACCGCACCGCCGGGTGTATCCGCGATGCGGCCCATCCCTATCTCAGAGACGGCGGACTGGCCGTGCTTTTCGGCAATATCGCCCCGCAGGGGTGTATCGTCAAAACGGCCGGGGTCGATCCCTCGATCCTCCATTTCGAGGGGACGGCCCGCGTATTCGAATCGCAGGAAGAGGCTTGCGCAGGGATTCTGGGCGGCAAGGTACAGGCCTCGGACGTGGTGGTGATCCGCTACGAAGGCCCCAAAGGCGGGCCGGGCATGCAGGAGATGCTCTATCCCACGTCCTACCTCAAGTCGGTCAGGCTGGACAAGGCCTGTGCGTTGGTGACGGACGGACGTTTCTCGGGCGGCACCTCGGGACTGTCCATCGGGCACGTGTCGCCCGAAGCGGCGGCAGGCGGCCCGATCGCCCTCGTCGAAGACGGCGACCGGATCGTTATCGACATCGCGTCGAGAACGATCGACGTACGACTGTCCCAGGAGGAACTGGACCGGAGACGGGCCGCGCTCGCCTCCTTCGCACCCCGGCACCGCGACCGCACGGTAAGCCGGGCGCTGAAAGCCTATGCGGCCATGGTGGCATCGGCCGACAAGGGCGGAGTACGGATCGTGGAGTAA
- the ilvB gene encoding biosynthetic-type acetolactate synthase large subunit, which yields MANKQRVKGGEALLLSLIEEGVDVLFGYPGGQVIPVYDHIYDYKDRIRHILTRHEQGAVHAAQGYARATGRVGVCLATSGPGATNLMTGIADAMLDSTPLVCITGQVPSSLLGSDAFQEADTISMTMPITKWNYQVTTASEIPKAVAKAFYIARSGRPGPVVIDIAKNAQVEEMEFAYKPCISLRSYTPHPALNPETMARAVEMLNASERPLVLVGQGVKLAGAERKMIELAETGNLPMAATLMGISAVPNDHPQFVGNLGMHGNLAANQMTQHSDLILAVGMRFSDRITGDVKQYAPNARIIHIDIDPAELGKNLRVDLPINADAGDALEALKVGLKYRDRSEWYAFAREQWEIERERLGATPCGADGSHLSMAEVIRRLAETQGGDAVIVTDVGQNQMFAALYSKFNRTRSFITSGGLGTMGFGLPAALGAKLGVPEREVVAVLGDGGFQMTMQELGTIMQNRIGVKIIVMNNTYLGMVRQWQELFFNHRYSFTELENPDFQLIARAYGIPSERVMRAGELEGALERMKRAEGSFLLEAVVLPEENVFPMVPAGASLSDLIFHS from the coding sequence ATGGCAAACAAACAGAGAGTGAAAGGAGGGGAGGCGCTGCTGCTCTCCCTGATCGAAGAGGGGGTGGACGTGCTGTTCGGTTATCCGGGCGGACAGGTGATCCCCGTCTATGACCATATCTACGACTACAAGGACCGCATCCGGCACATCCTCACCCGCCATGAACAGGGTGCGGTGCATGCGGCACAAGGCTATGCGCGGGCCACGGGACGCGTGGGCGTCTGCCTGGCCACCTCGGGCCCGGGCGCGACGAACCTCATGACAGGTATCGCCGACGCCATGCTCGACTCGACCCCGCTGGTCTGCATCACGGGACAGGTTCCCTCTTCGCTGCTGGGATCGGACGCTTTCCAGGAGGCCGACACGATCAGCATGACCATGCCCATCACCAAGTGGAACTACCAGGTGACGACCGCCTCGGAAATCCCGAAAGCCGTCGCCAAAGCCTTCTATATCGCCCGGTCGGGCCGGCCGGGCCCCGTGGTGATCGACATCGCCAAGAACGCGCAGGTAGAGGAGATGGAGTTCGCCTACAAGCCCTGCATCAGCCTGCGCAGCTATACGCCCCACCCCGCCCTCAATCCGGAGACGATGGCCCGGGCCGTGGAGATGCTCAACGCCTCGGAACGTCCGCTGGTGCTGGTGGGCCAGGGCGTGAAGCTGGCCGGTGCCGAACGGAAGATGATCGAACTGGCCGAGACGGGCAATCTGCCGATGGCCGCCACGCTGATGGGCATTTCGGCCGTGCCGAACGACCATCCGCAGTTCGTGGGCAACCTGGGCATGCACGGCAACCTGGCAGCCAACCAGATGACCCAGCACAGCGATCTGATCCTCGCGGTCGGGATGCGCTTCAGCGACCGGATCACGGGCGACGTGAAGCAGTACGCCCCGAATGCCAGAATCATCCACATAGACATCGACCCCGCCGAGCTGGGCAAGAACCTGCGGGTGGACCTGCCGATCAACGCCGATGCCGGCGACGCGCTGGAAGCGCTCAAGGTGGGGCTGAAATACAGGGACCGCAGCGAGTGGTACGCCTTTGCCCGGGAACAGTGGGAGATCGAGCGCGAACGGCTGGGCGCCACCCCCTGCGGCGCAGACGGCAGCCACCTGTCGATGGCCGAAGTGATCCGCCGCCTGGCCGAGACACAGGGGGGCGACGCCGTGATCGTGACGGACGTGGGCCAGAACCAGATGTTCGCCGCCCTCTATTCGAAATTCAACCGCACACGCAGTTTCATCACCTCCGGAGGGCTGGGGACCATGGGCTTCGGACTTCCCGCGGCACTGGGCGCCAAACTGGGCGTTCCGGAGCGCGAAGTGGTGGCCGTGCTGGGCGACGGCGGTTTCCAGATGACCATGCAGGAACTGGGGACGATCATGCAGAACCGGATCGGAGTGAAGATCATCGTGATGAACAACACCTACCTGGGCATGGTCCGCCAGTGGCAGGAACTCTTCTTCAACCACCGCTACTCGTTCACCGAGTTGGAAAACCCCGACTTCCAGCTCATCGCCCGGGCGTACGGCATCCCTTCGGAACGCGTGATGCGGGCCGGAGAGCTGGAGGGGGCGCTCGAACGGATGAAACGGGCCGAAGGCTCCTTCCTGCTGGAGGCAGTGGTGCTGCCCGAGGAGAACGTCTTCCCGATGGTGCCCGCAGGAGCATCGCTGTCGGACCTGATCTTCCATTCGTAG